A genomic stretch from Xylanivirga thermophila includes:
- a CDS encoding pyridoxal-phosphate-dependent aminotransferase family protein — protein MKRDKLLMTPGPTNVPYAVREAMERPIIHHRTKEFEYFFSQMNDGLKKVFQTSNYVLTLASSGTGGMEAAIINAFSPGDKVLVANTGVFGDRFVKIAKAYGLNVITMDISWGNGVDAKEIEKILNSEKGKDIKGVLATHNETSTGVANDIQGIGEILKNRDCIFVVDAISSLGGLEIKTDEWGIDILIAGSQKALMLPPGLAFVSVSDKAWAAIEKSKMPKFYFDFLAYRKSLDKNTTPYTPAVALIIAATESLNMILDEGLENTFKRHKRLANICRAGVEALGLEFFADEKYMSDLITSIKAPEGIDIEKVRKILNIKYDIMVAGGQQHLKGKIMRIGHMGYVDEFDVLKTLSALEMALLEVGYEVEPGSALSAAQKAMNDIK, from the coding sequence ATGAAAAGGGATAAGTTGCTTATGACACCTGGTCCCACAAATGTACCTTATGCGGTGAGAGAAGCCATGGAAAGGCCAATTATTCACCATAGAACCAAAGAGTTTGAGTATTTCTTTTCTCAAATGAACGACGGATTAAAGAAGGTATTTCAAACATCCAATTATGTGCTTACCCTTGCATCATCTGGAACAGGTGGTATGGAGGCTGCTATTATAAATGCATTTTCACCTGGCGACAAGGTGTTGGTGGCTAATACAGGGGTATTTGGTGATCGATTTGTAAAGATAGCAAAGGCTTATGGATTAAATGTTATTACTATGGATATTTCATGGGGTAATGGTGTAGATGCAAAGGAAATAGAAAAGATATTGAATAGTGAAAAGGGTAAGGATATAAAAGGTGTGTTGGCTACCCATAATGAAACATCAACTGGTGTAGCAAATGATATACAGGGCATCGGAGAGATATTAAAAAATAGAGATTGTATATTTGTAGTAGATGCCATAAGCTCTTTAGGTGGTTTGGAGATAAAGACTGATGAATGGGGAATCGATATATTAATAGCCGGCTCGCAGAAGGCACTTATGCTCCCGCCTGGATTGGCATTTGTAAGCGTTAGCGATAAAGCGTGGGCGGCAATAGAAAAGTCTAAGATGCCTAAATTTTATTTTGATTTTTTAGCATATAGAAAATCCCTTGATAAAAACACTACTCCATATACACCGGCAGTAGCCCTTATAATAGCAGCTACTGAGTCGCTCAATATGATATTGGACGAAGGATTGGAAAATACATTTAAAAGACATAAAAGGCTTGCGAATATTTGTAGAGCAGGTGTAGAGGCATTAGGACTTGAGTTTTTTGCCGATGAGAAATACATGTCTGACCTTATTACCTCTATAAAAGCACCAGAAGGTATAGATATAGAGAAGGTAAGAAAGATTTTAAATATTAAATACGATATTATGGTGGCCGGGGGTCAACAGCATCTAAAAGGCAAGATAATGCGCATAGGTCATATGGGCTATGTAGATGAGTTTGATGTACTAAAAACCCTTTCTGCATTGGAGATGGCTTTGCTGGAAGTTGGATATGAGGTTGAACCGGGTTCAGCTTTATCAGCAGCACAAAAGGCAATGAATGATATAAAATAG